Proteins encoded by one window of Homo sapiens chromosome 10, GRCh38.p14 Primary Assembly:
- the SLC25A16 gene encoding solute carrier family 25 member 16 isoform e (isoform e is encoded by transcript variant 6), translating to MAGSMAGMTAVICTYPLDMVRVRLAFQVKGEHSYTGIIHAFKTIYAKEGGFFGFYRGLMPTILGMAPYAGVSFFTFGTLKSVGLSHAPTLLGRPSSDNPNVLVLKTHVNLLCGGVAGAIAQTISYPFDVTRRRMQLGTVLPEFEKCLTMRDTMKYVYGHHGIRKGLYRGLSLNYIRCIPSQAVAFTTYELMKQFFHLN from the exons GTATGACAGCAGTTATCTGTACTTACCCTCTTGACATGGTTAGGGTCCGCCTAGCATTCCAGGTGAAAGGGGAACACAGCTATACAGGAATTATTCATGCTTTCAAAACAATTTATGCAAAG GAAGGTGGTTTCTTTGGATTTTACAGAGGTCTGATGCCTACTATTTTAGGAATGGCTCCATATGCAG gtgtttcattttttacttttggtaCCTTGAAGAGTGTTGGGCTTTCCCATGCTCCTACCCTTCTTGGCAGACCTTCATCAGACAATCCTAATGTCTTAGTTTTGAAAACTCATGTAAACTTACTTTGTGGTGGTGTTGCTGGAGCAATAGCGCAGACAATATC ctaCCCATTTGATGTGACTCGTCGGCGAATGCAATTAGGAACTGTTCTGCCGGAATTTGAAAAGTGCCT TACCATGCGGGATACTATGAAGTATGTCTATGGACACCATGGAATTCGAAAAGGACTCTATCGTGGTTTATCTCTTAATTACATTCGCTGTATTCCCTCTCAAGCAGTGGCTTTTACAACATACGAACTTATGAAGCAGTTTTTTCacctcaactaa